From the genome of Triticum aestivum cultivar Chinese Spring chromosome 3B, IWGSC CS RefSeq v2.1, whole genome shotgun sequence, one region includes:
- the LOC123072548 gene encoding protein LATERAL ROOT PRIMORDIUM 1, which produces MAAGDVGMVVVAPAASFHHTHHHHHHHDAAAAAAASDAIFPLLSAGPCVLDPEAAKAAAAASGGIQFWQSAQHHHQQQHSPSAAGGGGGGGNPNPSLGAFYLKKPGPMLDPGGDGSSGSGTTTCQDCGNQAKKDCTHSRCRTCCKSRGFDCSTHVKSTWVPAARRRERQHLGGSSSSPANATAAGSKKPRLLSSQQPTTSHTSTSNATTPRSYDTTSSHQDASFRGNLPRQVRAPAVFRCVRVTSVDDGEDEYAYQATVTINGHVFKGFLYDQGVDDGRASNDIDSSTGGAVPNMSELHLGGGGNAARGGGGGSSSMAPSDMYGGAGAGGAGGGGGGQHILGGGSSYGNTMN; this is translated from the exons ATGGCGGCGGGCGACGTGGGGATGGTGGTGGTCGCCCCCGCCGCGTCGTTCCACCACacgcaccaccatcaccaccaccacgaCGCGGCCGCCGCGGCGGCCGCCTCCGACGCCATCTTCCCGCTGCTCTCAGCCGGCCCCTGCGTGCTCGACCCCGAGGCGGCCAAGGCGGCCGCGGCCGCCAGCGGCGGCATCCAGTTCTGGCAGTCCGCGCAGCACCATCATCAGCAGCAGCACTCGCcgtcggccgcgggcggcggcggtggcggcggcaaccctaaccctagcctcggCGCCTTCTACCTCAAGAAGCCCGGCCCGATGCTCGACCCCGGCGGCGACGGCTCCTCCGGGTCCGGCACCACCACCTGCCAGGACTGCGGCAACCAGGCCAAGAAGGACTGCACCCACAGCCGCTGCCGCACCTGCTGCAAGAGCCGCGGCTTCGACTGCTCCACCCACGTCAAGAGCACCTGggtccccgccgcccgccgccgcgagcGCCAGCACCTCGGCGGCTCCTCCTCGTCCcccgccaacgccaccgccgccgggTCGAAGAAGCCTCGCCTCCTCTCCTCCCAGCAGCCCACCACCTCGCACACCTCCACCTCCAACGCCACCACGCCGCGCAGCTACGACACCACCTCCAGCCATCAAG ACGCGTCGTTCAGGGGGAACCTGCCGCGGCAGGTGCGGGCGCCGGCGGTGTTCAGGTGCGTGCGGGTGACGTCCGTCGACGACGGCGAGGACGAGTACGCGTACCAGGCCACGGTGACCATCAACGGCCACGTCTTCAAGGGCTTCCTCTACGACCAGGGCGTCGACGACGGCCGCGCCAGCAATGACATCGACTCGAGCACCGGCGGCGCGGTGCCCAACATGTCCGAGCTccacctcggcggcggcggcaatgcCGCGAGGGGAGGCGGTGGGGGGTCCTCCTCGATGGCGCCCTCCGACATGTACGGCGGTGCTGGCGCCGGAGGAGCAGGCGGAGGGGGAGGAGGCCAGCACATACTTGGCGGCGGCTCCAGCTATGGTAACACCATGAACTGA